In Microbulbifer celer, a single window of DNA contains:
- a CDS encoding regulatory protein RecX, producing MSLPPDSFSGSQAGCVTAQPAESLEAPCQATGLEAPHESSSSERAQQDQALFSAALDLLSRREYSCYELRQKLDARFPEADFEKAFLRLQELNYQSDQRFAEVFARSRVMRGHGPIRIRQELRQKGIAADLIESSIDQLQSELDWFQHASEQLQRKFRSPVSRALPWADQQKERARRQRYLAYRGFSGDAVQFAIEELDRSGDE from the coding sequence TTGTCTCTGCCCCCAGATTCCTTTTCTGGTTCTCAAGCCGGTTGTGTCACAGCACAGCCGGCGGAATCACTCGAGGCCCCTTGCCAAGCTACCGGTCTTGAGGCCCCCCATGAGTCCAGCTCGTCCGAGCGCGCTCAGCAAGATCAGGCGCTGTTTAGCGCAGCGTTGGATCTCCTCTCCCGGCGGGAATACTCCTGCTACGAACTGCGGCAAAAGTTGGATGCTCGCTTTCCCGAAGCGGATTTCGAAAAAGCATTTTTGCGTCTGCAGGAACTCAACTACCAGTCCGACCAACGCTTTGCCGAGGTGTTTGCCCGCAGCCGGGTAATGCGCGGCCACGGCCCTATCCGTATCCGCCAGGAGTTGCGGCAGAAGGGGATTGCTGCCGATCTGATTGAGTCCTCTATCGATCAATTGCAGTCAGAGTTGGACTGGTTCCAGCACGCCAGTGAACAGTTGCAGCGCAAATTCCGCTCGCCGGTAAGCCGCGCGCTACCCTGGGCGGACCAGCAGAAAGAGCGTGCCCGCCGCCAACGCTACCTGGCCTACCGGGGATTTTCCGGGGATGCCGTCCAGTTTGCCATCGAGGAGCTGGATCGCAGCGGGGATGAGTGA